In Chloroflexi bacterium ADurb.Bin180, the following are encoded in one genomic region:
- a CDS encoding putative acetyltransferase, whose amino-acid sequence MLPYRSTSQLLAGIPGMLGVLVRRIWYRAALQACGSRLFVDWGAVLRSPRSVIGDDVYVGIRSWIGEVSIGSKVMLSGPCIVTSGSHTHGISRDRPMSEQPVTLATVHIGDDVWVGAGAIIMADLATGTVVGAGSVVTKATEPYSIVVGNPARKIRDRE is encoded by the coding sequence ATGCTCCCCTATCGCTCTACTAGCCAACTGCTCGCTGGAATCCCGGGCATGCTGGGCGTGCTCGTCAGGCGCATTTGGTATCGGGCGGCCCTGCAGGCTTGCGGGTCCCGGTTGTTCGTGGACTGGGGGGCAGTGCTACGCTCTCCCAGGTCAGTCATTGGCGACGATGTGTACGTCGGCATCCGTTCCTGGATCGGGGAGGTGAGCATCGGCTCCAAGGTGATGCTCTCTGGCCCGTGCATCGTGACTTCTGGCAGTCACACCCACGGCATTTCTCGCGACCGCCCTATGTCCGAACAGCCGGTGACGCTGGCTACGGTACACATTGGTGATGACGTCTGGGTTGGGGCGGGGGCGATAATCATGGCGGACCTGGCGACGGGCACCGTGGTTGGTGCCGGGTCAGTAGTCACCAAGGCGACTGAGCCATACTCCATCGTCGTTGGCAATCCGGCGAGGAAGATTCGCGATAGAGAGTGA